The Sorangiineae bacterium MSr11367 genome window below encodes:
- the pcnB gene encoding polynucleotide adenylyltransferase PcnB, with translation MRQPKQKNTLLIAPSESGPEDRPRSDWPDLPELPSFTIQHADEYVARQEPPESLSAEDAAAGFRPDEDAILERHAGTGLIRHDAPLNEANIDPDAAKVVRRLERSGYQAYLVGGCVRDLLLSGRPKDFDVATNARPEDVRGLFRNCRIIGRRFRLAHILFGGGKVIEVATFRRNPQVENPGEDEAPPSYDDLLIRSDNVFGDAHEDALRRDFTINALFYDLDRRQVLDWCGAMQDIQRRAIHTIGNPVVRFREDPIRILRAIKFAARLDLGIDPDVYEAMVGCRDELAKAARPRIFEEILRLLRGGAAHRSMWLLWETGIMAVLIPELSAFLDDGDATEGGADRFWQSMDVIDEMTKERGGPLDDVVLFTTLLREPLEEATAGVRDRGQATLEFIDPIIARIALPRRVADAMRGIAALKPRLWAAARSLPDGEVPRLGRLARSEVIVQALDVVEIDLRARNMPAVGLQSLRRELPAELYDRNRGTPRRRAMPERRRLSSGPPARRR, from the coding sequence ATGCGACAGCCCAAGCAAAAGAACACGTTGTTGATAGCTCCCTCGGAATCTGGCCCCGAAGATAGGCCGCGTTCCGACTGGCCCGATTTACCTGAGCTCCCCTCGTTCACGATCCAACACGCCGACGAGTACGTCGCCCGGCAGGAGCCGCCCGAAAGTCTCTCGGCAGAGGACGCTGCGGCGGGCTTCAGACCGGACGAAGACGCCATTCTCGAGCGCCACGCCGGAACGGGACTCATCCGCCACGACGCGCCTCTGAACGAGGCCAACATCGATCCCGATGCGGCCAAAGTCGTGCGCCGGTTGGAACGCAGCGGCTACCAGGCCTACCTGGTGGGAGGTTGCGTTCGCGATCTCCTCCTCAGCGGCCGTCCCAAAGACTTCGATGTCGCTACCAACGCGCGTCCCGAAGACGTGCGCGGTTTGTTTCGCAACTGCCGCATCATCGGTCGCCGTTTCCGCCTCGCGCACATCCTCTTCGGTGGTGGCAAGGTCATCGAGGTGGCCACCTTCCGCCGCAACCCGCAGGTCGAAAACCCGGGCGAGGACGAAGCACCGCCGAGCTACGACGATCTGCTGATCCGCAGCGACAACGTCTTCGGCGACGCGCACGAAGACGCCCTCCGGCGCGACTTCACCATCAACGCGCTCTTTTACGATCTCGACCGCCGCCAGGTCCTCGACTGGTGCGGGGCGATGCAGGACATCCAGCGTCGCGCCATCCACACCATCGGCAACCCGGTGGTTCGCTTCCGCGAGGACCCGATCCGCATCTTGCGCGCGATCAAGTTCGCGGCGCGGCTCGACCTGGGCATCGACCCCGACGTGTACGAGGCCATGGTCGGTTGCCGCGACGAGCTCGCGAAGGCCGCGCGCCCGCGTATTTTCGAAGAGATTTTGCGCCTCCTGCGCGGTGGCGCGGCCCATCGCTCGATGTGGCTCCTCTGGGAGACCGGCATCATGGCGGTGCTCATTCCGGAGCTTTCGGCCTTCCTCGACGACGGGGACGCCACCGAAGGCGGCGCCGATCGCTTCTGGCAAAGCATGGACGTCATCGACGAGATGACCAAAGAGCGCGGTGGTCCGTTGGACGACGTGGTGCTCTTCACCACCTTGCTGCGCGAGCCGCTCGAGGAGGCCACCGCCGGCGTTCGCGATCGCGGGCAAGCGACGCTCGAGTTCATCGACCCCATCATTGCGCGCATCGCCCTGCCGAGGCGCGTGGCCGATGCCATGCGCGGTATCGCTGCGCTCAAGCCGCGCCTCTGGGCGGCCGCACGAAGCCTTCCCGATGGCGAGGTGCCGCGGCTCGGCCGCCTCGCACGGAGCGAAGTCATCGTGCAGGCGCTCGACGTCGTCGAGATCGATCTCCGCGCCCGCAACATGCCTGCGGTGGGGCTGCAGTCCCTCCGGCGTGAGCTCCCTGCGGAGCTGTACGATCGCAACCGCGGAACGCCGCGCCGCCGAGCAATGCCCGAGCGGCGCCGTCTCAGCAGCGGGCCCCCCGCACGTCGCCGCTAG
- a CDS encoding thioredoxin domain-containing protein, with amino-acid sequence MGSHENRLAKEASPYLLQHAKNPVDWYPWGPEALERAAREDRPILLSIGYSACHWCHVMERESFEDPDIAQAMNELFVNIKVDREERPDLDQIYQLVVQLMGQNGGWPLTVFLTPDKRPFFGGTYFPPHDRYGMPGFPKVLQAISSAYRERRGEVDLQAAELTRAIAQVTATEKEGVDVAAVHALSAKDRLAQAVAKLAPRFDAKHGGFGSRPKFPNTMSVDLLLRYAALDGDVPSRGQVAITLDAMRAGGIYDHLGGGFHRYSTDERWLVPHFEKMLYDNALLLRLYTDGARGLDEPRYAETAREIATYVAREMTDAGGGFYATQDADSEGVEGKFFVWSRDEIKTALAADSSAEDFDSHQATQLALAYFEVTENGNFEETGKTVLHTPRTLETVARDLGMTHEHAKQLLARIREKLFEVREERVKPFRDEKILAGWNGLLIGALADASTALDAPEMLGLAERAFAFLRARLLEEGRVLRHVKGDIVKGPGFLDDHAYVGNAAIDLYEATGKPEYMAAARAMADSLLLHFADRDNGGFFFTPNDGEALIHRAKDPYDQAVPSGQAMACLLLLRLGSLVEPSYAESAVAELERLAPAALENPFGLGQTLAVLDRLARGTVDVVLVGKRDDGRTRALAREAFRAYLPNRNVAWLDPSEPASREACAALAEGKAPKGEAPVAYVCRGRTCSLPVSVPTALRELLAEGKLDG; translated from the coding sequence ATGGGATCGCACGAAAATCGGCTCGCGAAGGAAGCGTCACCCTACCTGCTTCAACATGCGAAAAACCCGGTCGACTGGTACCCGTGGGGTCCCGAGGCGCTCGAGCGCGCGGCGCGTGAAGATCGGCCGATCCTGCTGTCGATCGGCTACTCCGCCTGCCATTGGTGCCACGTCATGGAGCGCGAAAGCTTCGAGGATCCGGACATCGCGCAGGCGATGAACGAGCTCTTCGTGAACATCAAAGTGGACCGCGAGGAGCGTCCAGATCTCGATCAGATCTATCAACTGGTGGTGCAGTTGATGGGGCAGAACGGTGGCTGGCCGCTCACCGTGTTCCTCACGCCGGACAAGCGCCCCTTCTTCGGCGGCACGTATTTCCCGCCGCACGATCGCTACGGGATGCCGGGGTTCCCCAAGGTGCTGCAGGCGATTTCCTCGGCGTACCGCGAACGACGCGGCGAGGTCGATCTGCAGGCTGCCGAGCTCACGCGGGCCATCGCCCAAGTGACCGCGACCGAGAAAGAGGGGGTCGATGTGGCGGCGGTGCATGCCCTGTCGGCGAAGGATCGGCTCGCGCAGGCGGTGGCGAAGCTCGCGCCGCGGTTCGATGCGAAGCACGGCGGCTTTGGCTCGCGGCCCAAGTTCCCCAACACGATGTCCGTGGACTTGCTTCTGCGCTACGCCGCGCTCGATGGGGACGTGCCGTCACGCGGGCAGGTGGCCATCACGTTGGACGCGATGCGGGCGGGCGGCATCTACGACCACCTCGGGGGCGGCTTCCATCGCTACTCGACGGACGAGCGGTGGCTCGTGCCGCACTTCGAGAAGATGCTCTACGACAACGCGCTCTTGCTGCGGCTCTACACGGACGGCGCGCGCGGGCTCGACGAACCGCGGTATGCCGAGACGGCACGCGAGATCGCGACCTACGTGGCGCGCGAGATGACCGATGCGGGCGGAGGCTTCTACGCGACGCAGGATGCCGACAGCGAGGGCGTCGAGGGGAAGTTCTTCGTGTGGTCGCGCGACGAGATCAAGACGGCGCTGGCAGCGGATTCGTCCGCAGAAGACTTCGACTCCCACCAGGCCACGCAGCTGGCGCTCGCGTACTTCGAGGTGACGGAGAACGGGAACTTCGAGGAGACGGGCAAGACCGTGCTTCATACGCCGCGCACGCTGGAGACGGTGGCGCGCGATCTCGGGATGACCCACGAGCATGCGAAGCAGCTGCTCGCGCGCATCCGGGAAAAGCTCTTCGAGGTGCGCGAGGAGCGCGTGAAGCCGTTCCGCGACGAGAAGATCCTCGCGGGGTGGAACGGCCTGCTCATCGGCGCGCTGGCGGATGCGTCCACCGCGCTGGATGCGCCGGAGATGCTCGGCCTCGCGGAGCGCGCGTTCGCCTTTCTGCGGGCGCGGTTGCTCGAGGAAGGGCGAGTGCTCCGGCACGTCAAAGGCGACATCGTGAAGGGGCCCGGCTTCCTCGACGACCATGCGTACGTGGGCAACGCGGCCATCGATCTGTACGAGGCGACGGGAAAGCCCGAGTACATGGCGGCCGCGCGCGCGATGGCGGACTCGTTGCTTCTGCACTTCGCCGACCGCGACAACGGTGGGTTCTTCTTCACCCCGAACGACGGCGAGGCGCTCATCCACCGGGCCAAGGATCCGTACGACCAAGCCGTGCCCAGCGGGCAGGCCATGGCGTGCCTGCTCCTGCTTCGCCTGGGAAGCCTGGTCGAGCCTTCGTACGCCGAGTCTGCGGTGGCCGAGTTGGAGCGGCTTGCGCCGGCGGCGCTGGAGAATCCGTTCGGCCTCGGGCAAACGCTGGCGGTGCTCGACCGGCTGGCGCGCGGCACCGTCGATGTCGTCCTGGTCGGAAAGCGCGACGATGGGCGCACGCGGGCGCTTGCGCGCGAAGCCTTCCGCGCGTACCTCCCGAACCGCAACGTGGCCTGGCTCGATCCGAGCGAGCCTGCATCACGGGAGGCGTGTGCGGCGCTGGCCGAGGGCAAGGCGCCCAAGGGCGAAGCCCCCGTGGCCTACGTGTGCCGAGGGAGAACGTGCTCGCTGCCGGTCTCGGTACCGACGGCGCTGCGCGAGCTGCTGGCCGAAGGGAAACTCGACGGCTAG
- a CDS encoding MarR family transcriptional regulator, which produces MPRAARSSRESQDSDAVALAQRTLLEGVGAEVAASFPGVTRLGGQIVAALYLAEGPVSMDELSLTLGRSKSNIFGNLKNLEAAGIVERQRISGERFDAYSLRGKYPDVIIGAYLARLRRVVADKRALSQRALSLLGDARGKEAEALRTRLHDLSRKYDRFGVLFEALLPGIDGPFDLESLLDAVPVNVISVLASLTRRAAGLTPPREKRNGGKGGRG; this is translated from the coding sequence ATGCCTCGGGCAGCTCGCTCCTCTCGCGAATCCCAAGACTCCGATGCGGTCGCGCTGGCGCAGCGGACCCTGCTCGAAGGCGTCGGTGCCGAGGTCGCCGCGAGCTTTCCGGGGGTCACGCGCCTCGGCGGGCAAATCGTGGCGGCGCTTTATTTGGCGGAAGGCCCCGTTTCGATGGACGAACTGAGCCTTACGCTCGGTCGCTCCAAGAGCAACATCTTCGGCAATCTAAAAAATCTCGAGGCGGCCGGCATCGTGGAGCGCCAACGCATCTCCGGCGAGCGCTTCGACGCCTACTCGCTACGCGGCAAATACCCTGACGTCATCATCGGCGCCTACCTCGCGCGCCTGCGTCGCGTCGTCGCCGACAAGCGCGCCCTCTCCCAGCGCGCCCTTTCGCTTCTGGGCGATGCCCGCGGCAAAGAGGCCGAGGCCCTCCGCACACGCCTTCACGATCTCTCGCGCAAATACGACCGCTTCGGCGTTCTCTTCGAAGCGCTCCTGCCCGGCATCGACGGCCCGTTCGACTTGGAGTCGCTCCTCGACGCCGTTCCCGTCAACGTCATCTCGGTCCTGGCGAGCCTCACCCGCCGCGCCGCAGGTCTCACCCCCCCGAGGGAGAAACGCAACGGCGGCAAAGGGGGAAGGGGTTAG
- a CDS encoding FHA domain-containing protein: MEIELGIVCGRCDWYSPMKTATCPSCGHGLALFPRTASIPPTARDTHIDVEGELAREPAPSQPDLENNSDIAPPSALFLDPLRPRRGSSAAAHLDNATPRSGEAPKSLEAPLRGKSGLASESPPAPPVSSGRVPGQQRVGDSAVSSSGAFDSRVSTRTRSTSTSSLREAENSVLQQGASSERAQAKGALGQVASGLSLEELMDQAKNFVCRSCSTPVPMGHKFCGRCGAAVPPEILNARTQFFGQLQVPGKAKLILIRGEGVEGLSYQLNAEQHIVGRNGQLVFPDDPFVSPKHANLFYRSGKLVVRDEGSLNGVFLRVRGTVDIAVSDHFLAGEQLFRIDATPKQADGPAPDGTYFYSSPKHQSPFRITQLLQGGATGMTVCARNQGLQIGREGGDLNFPTDLYMSASHCKLEESAGRLTLTDLNSRNGTYVRLKGERELTHGDYLFIGRKLLRVEITAA, encoded by the coding sequence ATGGAGATCGAGCTCGGCATCGTCTGCGGGCGTTGCGACTGGTACAGCCCTATGAAGACCGCCACGTGCCCATCGTGTGGGCACGGGCTCGCGCTGTTCCCGCGGACAGCGTCGATACCTCCGACGGCGCGCGATACCCACATCGACGTGGAGGGCGAGCTCGCACGCGAGCCAGCGCCGAGTCAGCCCGATCTGGAGAACAACAGCGACATTGCGCCGCCGTCGGCGCTCTTCTTGGACCCCCTGCGTCCGCGGCGTGGCTCTTCGGCCGCGGCACATCTCGACAACGCCACCCCGCGCTCGGGCGAGGCCCCGAAGTCGCTGGAAGCACCGCTGCGTGGAAAGTCGGGACTCGCGAGCGAGTCACCTCCGGCCCCGCCGGTCAGCAGTGGACGGGTGCCTGGGCAACAACGGGTGGGCGACTCCGCGGTGTCGTCATCGGGGGCATTCGACAGCCGCGTTTCGACCCGGACGCGGTCGACATCGACTTCATCTTTGCGCGAAGCGGAAAATTCTGTTTTGCAACAAGGTGCGTCCAGCGAGCGTGCGCAAGCCAAAGGCGCTCTTGGGCAAGTTGCATCCGGATTGAGTCTGGAGGAACTCATGGATCAAGCGAAAAACTTCGTCTGCAGGTCGTGCTCGACCCCCGTGCCGATGGGACACAAGTTCTGCGGTCGGTGCGGGGCTGCGGTTCCTCCCGAAATCTTGAACGCACGGACGCAGTTTTTCGGTCAGCTCCAGGTCCCGGGGAAGGCCAAGCTCATTTTGATCCGCGGCGAAGGGGTCGAGGGGCTCTCGTACCAGCTCAACGCCGAGCAACACATCGTGGGCCGCAACGGGCAGCTCGTCTTCCCCGACGATCCGTTCGTCTCGCCGAAGCACGCCAACCTGTTCTATCGCAGCGGTAAGCTGGTGGTGCGCGACGAGGGCTCGCTCAACGGCGTGTTCCTAAGGGTGCGCGGCACCGTCGACATCGCGGTGAGCGATCACTTCCTCGCGGGCGAGCAGCTCTTTCGCATCGACGCGACGCCGAAGCAGGCCGACGGCCCCGCGCCGGACGGCACGTACTTCTACTCGTCCCCGAAGCACCAGAGCCCCTTCCGCATCACGCAGCTGCTGCAAGGTGGTGCGACGGGCATGACGGTGTGCGCGCGCAACCAGGGGCTGCAGATTGGACGCGAGGGCGGGGATTTGAACTTCCCGACGGATCTGTACATGAGCGCCTCGCACTGCAAGCTCGAGGAGAGCGCGGGGCGGCTGACGCTGACGGATCTCAACAGCCGCAACGGGACGTACGTGCGTCTCAAGGGCGAGCGCGAGCTCACGCACGGCGACTACTTGTTCATCGGCCGCAAGCTGCTGCGCGTCGAGATCACGGCCGCCTGA
- a CDS encoding ATP-binding protein — protein sequence MLRLKTRLFLWFLAAIVFAMGTSTLTVALMRPEAPPVPSGPMARNIASRLETLWDDAAAAENYVAEMRELSGYAFELRRDPHAIPENTRRGGPRGRGPLLFDRERNGYIPVVKRGEIVGAVTFPAHIPNTRWWRLFAGLLAGALVLALAADRVSRDLARPLERVADAAHRFGGGELGARTGLGGATARKAVADEVHQVATAFDAMAERVERTLRDQRELLAAISHELRSPLGRARVALEIAREQQEERHGSTATLDRVERQLVEVDAILSDLLAVTRAGLTDLRTEKVGYLAWVRARMATERAGDVELVIEDESIETAQVTIDGALLGRALHNLLANARAHGHPETEPLVVEVSRRSDGKLRTTVRDRGPGIAAELLPRIFDPFVRGDVARARPDSTAAGGSGLGLALVRRIIEAHGGAVFAQNGKNGAEVGFDLALG from the coding sequence GTGCTTCGCCTGAAGACGCGGCTCTTTCTCTGGTTTCTCGCGGCCATCGTCTTCGCCATGGGGACGAGCACCCTCACCGTGGCGCTCATGCGTCCCGAAGCCCCGCCCGTGCCCAGCGGCCCGATGGCGCGCAACATCGCCTCGCGGCTGGAGACGCTCTGGGACGATGCCGCGGCGGCCGAAAACTACGTCGCCGAGATGCGCGAGCTCTCGGGCTACGCGTTCGAGCTCCGCCGCGATCCCCACGCCATCCCGGAAAATACGCGCCGCGGCGGGCCTCGCGGACGTGGCCCCCTTCTGTTCGACCGGGAACGCAACGGGTACATCCCCGTGGTGAAGCGCGGCGAAATCGTGGGCGCGGTCACCTTTCCGGCGCACATCCCCAACACGCGCTGGTGGCGCCTCTTTGCCGGTCTGCTCGCCGGCGCCCTGGTCCTCGCGCTGGCGGCCGATCGCGTCTCCCGCGATCTGGCACGTCCGCTCGAGCGCGTGGCCGACGCGGCGCATCGCTTCGGCGGCGGCGAGTTGGGCGCCCGCACGGGCCTGGGTGGCGCGACCGCCCGCAAAGCCGTCGCCGACGAGGTGCACCAAGTGGCCACCGCCTTCGACGCGATGGCCGAGCGCGTCGAGCGCACGCTCCGCGATCAGCGGGAACTGCTCGCGGCCATCAGCCACGAACTGCGCTCGCCGCTGGGGCGCGCACGCGTGGCGCTGGAGATCGCGCGCGAGCAGCAAGAGGAGCGACATGGCAGCACGGCCACGCTGGATCGCGTCGAGCGCCAGCTGGTCGAGGTGGACGCCATCCTGTCGGATCTTTTGGCGGTCACCCGCGCGGGGCTCACCGATTTGCGCACCGAGAAGGTGGGCTACCTCGCCTGGGTGCGGGCGAGGATGGCCACGGAACGCGCCGGCGACGTGGAGCTCGTGATCGAGGACGAGAGCATCGAAACGGCGCAGGTGACCATCGATGGCGCCTTGCTCGGGCGTGCGCTGCACAACCTGCTCGCGAATGCGCGCGCCCATGGGCACCCCGAAACAGAGCCGTTGGTCGTCGAGGTCTCACGGAGATCCGACGGGAAGCTGCGCACCACCGTGCGCGACCGCGGACCGGGGATCGCGGCGGAGCTTTTGCCGCGGATCTTCGACCCATTCGTGCGGGGAGACGTCGCCCGGGCCCGGCCGGATTCGACCGCCGCCGGGGGGTCGGGCCTCGGTTTGGCCCTGGTTCGGCGGATCATCGAGGCTCATGGGGGCGCCGTCTTCGCCCAAAACGGCAAAAATGGCGCAGAAGTAGGCTTCGACCTCGCGCTCGGATAG
- a CDS encoding response regulator transcription factor: MMRALLIDDDEELARLLREYLATHQVELEHAATGPKGLERLARPAAATVDVVLLDVMLPGMDGFAVCRTIRETRPELPILMLTARGDDNDRIIGLELGADDYVPKPYNARELLARMKAVLRRTRGAGAPGGAGGDVFEVGDLRVDVPAHAAALGDKAVPLTSFEFRVLVALARRAGETVTREELAAAVKGGSSEAAATTGYDPSVDRSLDVHISHLRQKLGDDPRDPRRIRTVRGVGYVLVQPAR, from the coding sequence ATGATGCGAGCGCTCCTGATTGACGATGACGAAGAACTCGCGCGGCTCTTGCGCGAATACCTGGCGACCCACCAAGTCGAGCTGGAACACGCCGCCACCGGACCCAAAGGGCTGGAGCGACTCGCCCGCCCGGCCGCCGCAACCGTCGATGTCGTTCTGCTGGACGTCATGCTGCCGGGAATGGATGGGTTTGCCGTGTGCCGCACCATCCGGGAAACCCGGCCCGAGCTTCCCATCCTGATGCTGACCGCTCGCGGCGACGACAACGATCGCATCATCGGGCTCGAGCTGGGCGCCGACGATTACGTCCCCAAACCGTACAACGCGCGCGAACTGCTCGCGCGCATGAAGGCAGTGCTCCGACGGACACGCGGAGCCGGGGCTCCGGGTGGTGCCGGTGGCGATGTGTTCGAGGTGGGCGATCTCCGGGTGGACGTGCCGGCGCATGCCGCGGCCCTCGGCGACAAGGCCGTCCCGCTGACGTCGTTCGAGTTTCGCGTGCTCGTCGCACTGGCGCGGCGCGCCGGGGAGACGGTGACGCGCGAGGAGCTCGCCGCCGCCGTCAAAGGAGGAAGCAGCGAGGCTGCGGCCACCACGGGCTACGATCCCTCGGTGGATCGCTCGCTCGACGTGCACATCAGCCATCTGCGGCAAAAACTGGGGGACGATCCTCGCGACCCCCGCCGGATCCGAACGGTGCGCGGCGTAGGCTACGTGCTCGTGCAGCCTGCGCGGTGA
- a CDS encoding PilZ domain-containing protein, giving the protein MELRRTPRAPIDLVVEFVSKAKEAERRTGRAKDISLGGMFVETVDPPAFGAEVVVELTLPGQRSAFALPGVVRWTHPDGMGVQFRTLSARETFAITEIVRASEGR; this is encoded by the coding sequence GTGGAGTTACGTCGGACACCGCGTGCCCCCATCGATCTGGTCGTCGAGTTCGTATCCAAGGCCAAGGAGGCGGAGAGGCGCACGGGGCGCGCCAAGGATATTTCGCTCGGCGGCATGTTCGTCGAGACCGTAGATCCTCCAGCGTTCGGCGCCGAAGTCGTCGTCGAGCTGACGTTGCCGGGGCAACGTTCGGCCTTTGCGTTGCCGGGCGTCGTTCGATGGACGCACCCCGATGGGATGGGCGTCCAGTTTCGAACGTTGAGCGCGCGCGAGACGTTTGCCATCACGGAGATCGTACGCGCGAGCGAAGGCCGATAG
- a CDS encoding FecR family protein encodes MRRDRKTALDLILHEAREDLVPKDRGTDGDFSAIDDKLFARIAREPAPIEQARTSGAMRSPRLWGGVALVAAAAAVFVVLRGPTTPGPTENPLVQGTQTGTQPAEVLPSPALERAHAESAASFRERQGTGEIRIAGTAVEPGHGLALSESVETADARAIFISGPESRPAVTWMLEERSRVEVQHAQLPLVLTLTKGAVEAQVAPVDHGEAFAVDVDGVRVAVHGTHLRVSREGGHVAVDLTEGVVAVGPIPSAGLTEGTVVNAPAHVEFDAADVSGSFRLDRTPTSIRTPVPLGGHRPDASRPQQLRETLAREKTPDARSASTTPAPMKPEEIIAKGVRACVASQLREATVRVTVSSKLSLKVAEDGSVYFARFNPPLAPEAQECASRIIYKTRFSHGGDVDIPLSSE; translated from the coding sequence ATGAGACGCGATCGAAAGACGGCACTCGACCTGATACTGCACGAAGCCCGCGAGGACCTCGTTCCCAAGGATCGCGGCACCGATGGAGATTTCTCCGCCATCGACGACAAGCTTTTCGCGCGCATCGCCCGAGAGCCCGCCCCCATCGAGCAAGCGCGAACGTCGGGCGCGATGCGATCGCCCCGTCTCTGGGGCGGCGTTGCGTTGGTCGCCGCCGCCGCGGCGGTGTTCGTCGTCTTGCGCGGCCCCACGACTCCGGGCCCCACCGAGAATCCCCTCGTGCAGGGCACGCAAACGGGGACGCAGCCTGCGGAGGTTCTTCCCTCCCCGGCACTCGAACGGGCACACGCCGAATCGGCCGCCTCCTTCCGCGAACGTCAGGGCACGGGGGAAATTCGCATCGCGGGAACCGCCGTCGAACCGGGGCACGGGCTTGCTCTGTCCGAGTCCGTGGAGACCGCCGACGCGCGAGCCATCTTCATCAGCGGGCCCGAGTCGCGGCCCGCCGTCACGTGGATGCTCGAAGAGCGCTCGCGCGTCGAAGTGCAGCACGCGCAGCTGCCGCTGGTGCTCACCCTCACGAAGGGCGCCGTCGAAGCGCAGGTTGCCCCGGTCGACCATGGTGAGGCCTTCGCGGTGGACGTCGATGGCGTTCGCGTCGCGGTGCACGGAACGCACTTGCGCGTCTCGCGCGAGGGCGGGCACGTGGCCGTCGACTTGACCGAAGGCGTCGTCGCTGTCGGCCCCATCCCGAGTGCCGGCCTCACCGAAGGCACGGTGGTGAACGCACCAGCTCACGTCGAGTTCGACGCGGCCGACGTCTCCGGATCCTTCCGGCTCGATCGCACGCCCACGTCGATTCGCACGCCGGTGCCGCTCGGCGGGCATCGACCCGATGCATCGCGCCCCCAGCAGCTGCGCGAAACGCTTGCCCGCGAGAAGACGCCGGACGCGCGCTCCGCATCGACGACCCCCGCGCCGATGAAGCCCGAGGAGATCATCGCCAAGGGCGTGCGCGCCTGCGTGGCGAGCCAGCTTCGTGAAGCCACCGTCCGCGTGACCGTCAGCTCCAAGCTTTCGCTCAAAGTCGCCGAGGACGGGTCAGTGTACTTTGCACGGTTCAATCCGCCGCTCGCCCCGGAAGCGCAGGAGTGCGCGTCGCGCATCATCTACAAGACGCGATTCTCCCACGGCGGCGACGTCGACATCCCGCTTTCAAGTGAGTGA
- a CDS encoding RNA polymerase sigma factor: MLERPGEASSGEAAKAYTAGAEAAAAAARTTTTKTFAVASPVSVAPVQDDAVLSEAIRGNTAAFRALYARHRADVARLVYRMLGASADLDDVVQEVFFQVYRSLKDFRGQSKFSTWLHRVTVNVVLMHRRAARSRPMLTDEAPPDLSADPRVALPDEDAARRERVRAFQRLLERLPDKKRVVFVLHELEGIAPAEIAKIVDAPVLTVRTRLFYARREIEAMLADEPSLAGLKSTVDLEDGGDP, from the coding sequence GTGCTGGAACGCCCTGGGGAAGCTTCCTCAGGCGAGGCGGCAAAGGCCTACACCGCGGGTGCGGAGGCCGCCGCTGCGGCCGCACGAACGACCACGACGAAGACCTTTGCGGTCGCGAGCCCCGTTTCGGTGGCCCCCGTTCAGGACGATGCGGTCCTCTCGGAGGCCATCCGAGGAAACACGGCTGCGTTCCGCGCACTGTACGCGCGGCACCGGGCAGACGTGGCGCGCCTCGTGTATCGGATGCTCGGCGCCAGTGCGGACCTCGACGACGTCGTCCAGGAAGTGTTCTTCCAGGTTTATCGCAGCCTCAAAGATTTTCGCGGCCAGTCGAAATTCTCGACCTGGCTTCATCGCGTGACGGTCAACGTCGTTCTCATGCATCGGCGCGCGGCCCGGAGCCGCCCCATGTTGACGGACGAGGCCCCGCCCGATCTGAGTGCCGACCCGCGCGTGGCCCTCCCCGACGAGGATGCAGCGCGTCGTGAACGCGTCCGAGCCTTTCAGCGGCTGCTGGAGAGGCTGCCGGACAAAAAACGCGTCGTCTTCGTTCTTCACGAGCTCGAAGGGATCGCCCCTGCGGAGATTGCAAAGATCGTCGACGCACCTGTACTTACCGTGCGCACCCGTCTGTTCTATGCACGGCGTGAGATCGAAGCGATGTTGGCCGACGAACCATCGCTCGCCGGGCTAAAATCTACGGTCGATCTGGAGGACGGGGGGGATCCATGA